From Candidatus Atelocyanobacterium thalassa isolate ALOHA, a single genomic window includes:
- the rplI gene encoding 50S ribosomal protein L9 has translation MSKRVPMVLSKSISKLGKIGDLVEVAPGYARNYLLPQKLAVIATSSILKQVEQRKEKESQRLLLAKQVAEEQKVSLESVESFTISKQVGEGEAIFGTVTSQEVVEIIQKITNQEIDRRGVDLPEINQIGSYEATIKIHPEVIANIKIQVVPA, from the coding sequence ATGTCTAAACGAGTTCCAATGGTCTTAAGTAAGTCTATTAGTAAATTAGGAAAAATTGGTGATTTGGTAGAAGTTGCTCCAGGATATGCCAGAAACTATCTTCTTCCCCAAAAATTAGCTGTTATCGCTACCAGCAGTATTCTTAAACAAGTTGAACAACGTAAAGAGAAAGAATCTCAAAGACTTTTGTTAGCGAAACAAGTAGCAGAAGAACAAAAAGTTTCTTTAGAATCTGTCGAATCTTTCACCATTAGCAAACAAGTTGGAGAAGGGGAAGCAATCTTTGGAACTGTTACTAGTCAAGAAGTTGTAGAAATCATACAAAAGATAACTAATCAAGAGATAGATCGCCGAGGTGTTGATCTTCCTGAAATTAATCAAATTGGTTCTTATGAAGCAACTATTAAAATTCATCCAGAAGTAATTGCTAATATTAAAATTCAAGTAGTACCTGCTTAA